One Electrophorus electricus isolate fEleEle1 chromosome 13, fEleEle1.pri, whole genome shotgun sequence DNA segment encodes these proteins:
- the zpcx gene encoding zona pellucida protein C has translation MNSSWNGSAETNVYQRGDLLYLQASVSGVPGRELYIQSCYATPSLDPADESRYTLILNKGCVSSKQSVVKFVSRQNCSINLILHTSTLKFSQVYVHCSMVLSHYGLSPSTKSCNYNKNASRWVELGGQTAVCDCCASRCRGLPHYRGLLGEFMVLVSTVPVTIVEQPSSIGASQFGASAIDAGKGWTVSGAAQSSTERGWVASETSGAGSSVRNKLNSSPWWSQPAVTNEVMVINQDLGDALSLWLPGLMVDIQSNPVFKMEIDSQKVKGHIPSLSSPLTEELLLDDYGAEGQKEEPLKISSELKSPNQELPGVADWLAADAPDLRSEELDSSDTNYASDFWENQEEGEELRGDVFGNFSPHSPVDESAEDVPPLHADGPISQLHNALKNKIRGKTESEDEVVVLSRTEMLFKRVKDVQLEPLKQSKLTLTQDPDGSSSLRYEEQQRTPYMADQEVRKTWLDLGRKGVGEGRRTQLGTGGELMVSLLDLLRGLNKAVTSMHSV, from the exons ATGAACT CGTCTTGGAATGGCTCTGCTGAGACCAACGTCTACCAACGGGGAGACCTGCTGTACCTACAGGCATCGGTGTCAGGGGTTCCTGGTCGTGAGCTCTACATACAGTCCTGTTATGCTACACCATCACTGGACCCAGCTGATGAATCCAGATATACCCTCATTCTCAACAAAGG gtgtgtgtCCTCCAAGCAGTCTGTGGTGAAGTTTGTCTCCAGACAGAATTGCTCCATTAACTTAATTTTGCACACGTCCACTCTGAAGTTCTCGCAG GTGTATGTGCACTGCAGTATGGTGCTCTCCCATTATGGGCTGTCCCCAAGCACCAAGTCCTGCAATTACAACAAGAATGCATCCAG ATGGGTTGAGTTGGGAGGCCAGACTGCAGTATGTGACTGCTGTGCGTCTAGATGTAGAGGGCTTCCTCACTACAGGGGTCTCCTTGGAG AGTTTATGGTGCTGGTGAGCACTGTTCCTGTGACTATTGTGGAACAGCCATCGTCCATTGGGGCCTCCCAATTTGGAGCTTCAGCCATTGatgctggaaaaggctggactgtGTCTGGAGCAGCACAGTCTTCTACTGAGAGAGGGTGGGTTGCATCTGAAACCTCAGGGGCAGGCAGCTCTGTGAGAAACAAGCTCAACAGCTCCCCCTGGTGGTCCCAACCTGCAGTCACCAATGAAGTAATGGTCATAAACCAAGATCTTGGAGATGCTTTGTCTTTGTGGCTGCCAGGGCTGATGGTAGATATTCAATCTAATCCAGTTTTCAAGATGGAAATTGACTCTCAAAAGGTTAAAGGCCACATTCCTAGCCTAAGCAGTCCTTTAACTGAAGAACTGCTCCTAGATGACTATGGAGCAGAGGGCCAGAAGGAAGAACCTTTAAAGATATCTTCAGAGCTGAAGTCTCCAAACCAGGAGCTCCCAGGTGTGGCTGACTGGCTTGCAGCTGATGCACCAGATCTGAGGAGTGAAGAGCTTGATTCTAGTGACACAAATTATGCGAGTGACTTTTGGGAGAAccaggaggagggagaggagctgAGGGGTGACGTCTTTGGGAACTTCAGCCCGCACTCTCCTGTGGACGAGTCCGCTGAGGATGTCCCGCCCCTCCATGCCGACGGTCCCATCTCTCAACTGCACAATGCACTAAAAAACAAGATCCGTGGCAAGACTGAAAGCGAGGACGAAGTTGTGGTTCTCTCTCGGACAGAAATGCTCTTCAAGAGGGTTAAAGATGTGCAGTTGGAACCCCTGAAGCAATCCAAGCTGACCCTCACCCAGGATCCAGATGGATCCAGTTCTCTCCGTTATGAGGAACAGCAGAGGACGCCCTACATGGCTGACCAGGAAGTCAGGAAAACCTGGCTGGATCTGGGAAGGAAAGGTGTTGGAGAAGGCCGTCGAACTCAACTGGGTACTGGGGGAGAACTGATGGTGTCCCTCTTGGACCTACTGAG aggtCTGAACAAGGCAGTGACATCCATGCACTCGGTATGA
- the pabpc4 gene encoding polyadenylate-binding protein 4 isoform X1, with protein sequence MNTASAGSYPMASLYVGDLHPDITEAMLYEKFSPAGPVLSIRVCRDMITRRSLGYAYVNFQQPADAERALDTMNFDVVKGKPIRIMWSQRDPSLRKSGVGNVFIKNLDKSIDNKALYDTFSAFGNILSCKVVCDENGSKGYAFVHFETQDAADRAIEKMNGMLLNDRKVFVGRFKSRKEREAELGAKAKEFTNVYIKNFGEDMDDDRLKEIFDKYGKTLSVKVMTDPAGKSRGFGFVSYEKHEDANKAVEEMNGTEMNGKAVFVGRAQKKMERQAELKRKFEQLKQERISRYQGVNLYIKNLDDTIDDEKLRKEFSPFGSITSAKVMLEEGRSKGFGFVCFSSPEEATKAVTEMNGRIVGSKPLYVALAQRKEERKAHLTNQYMQRIAGMRAMPANAIINQFQPASGYFMPAVPQAQNRTTYYAPSQLAQMRPNLRWQQQGGRAQGGFQGMPPSMRQPSPRTNIRHVGPGSSTQGPRGIPTGAQRGAGTGQLGGRPGMGVTTPRTMPPYKYATSVRSSQPQLVQPMALPQTQPAVHVQGQEPLTASMLAAAPPQEQKQMLGERLFPLIQAMHPSLAGKITGMLLEIDNSELLHMLESHESLRSKVEEAVAVLQAHQAKKDATQKVGVNSATAAATS encoded by the exons ATGAACACGGCGAGCGCGGGGAGTTACCCGATGGCTTCTCTGTACGTTGGCGACCTCCACCCCGACATCACGGAGGCGATGCTGTACGAGAAATTCAGCCCGGCCGGACCGGTGCTTTCCATCCGCGTCTGCCGCGACATGATCACGCGGCGCTCGCTGGGCTATGCGTATGTCAACTTCCAGCAGCCCGCGGACG CCGAGAGGGCCCTGGACACCATGAACTTCGACGTGGTGAAGGGAAAACCCATCAGGATAATGTGGTCCCAGAGGGATCCGTCGCTCCGCAAGTCTGGGGTCGGGAACGTCTTCATCAAGAACCTGGACAAGTCCATTGACAACAAGGCCCTCTACGACACCTTCTCCGCCTTCGGAAACATCCTGTCCTGCAAG GTGGTGTGTGATGAGAACGGCTCGAAGGGCTACGCGTTTGTCCACTTCGAGACGCAGGATGCCGCGGACCGTGCCATCGAGAAGATGAATGGGATGCTCCTGAATGATCGCAAGGT GTTTGTGGGGAGGTTCAAGTCCcggaaggagagagaggcagagctggGTGCCAAAGCCAAAGAATTCACCAACGTCTACATCAAGAACTTTGGAGAGGACATGGATGATGACAGACTGAAAGAGATCTTTGATAAATACG GTAAAACTCTGAGCGTAAAGGTCATGACAGACCCTGCGGGGAAGTCCAGAGGGTTCGGCTTCGTCAGCTACGAGAAGCACGAGGATGCAAACAAG GCGGTGGAGGAGATGAATGGCACAGAGATGAATGGCAAGGCCGTGTTCGTTGGACGCGCTCAGAAGAAGATGGAGCGGCAGGCGGAACTCAAGCGGAAGTTTGAGCAGCTGAAGCAGGAGAGAATCAGCAGGTACCAG GGTGTGAACTTGTACATTAAGAATCTGGATGACACCATTGATGATGAGAAACTGCGTAAGGAATTCTCTCCGTTTGGCTCCATCACCAGTGCAAAG GTGATGCTCGAGGAGGGTCGCTCCAAGGGCTTCGGCTTCGTGTGCTTCTCATCGCCGGAGGAGGCCACCAAGGCGGTGACTGAGATGAACGGGCGCATCGTGGGCTCCAAGCCGCTCTACGTGGCCCTGGCGCAGCGCAAGGAGGAGCGCAAGGCTCACCTCACCAACCAGTACATGCAGCGCATCGCTGGCATGCGTGCCATGCCAGCTAACGCCATCATCAACCAGTTCCAACCTGCCAGCGGTTACTTCATGCCAGCCGTGCCGCAG GCTCAGAACAGAACCACGTACTACGCGCCCAGCCAGCTGGCGCAGATGCGGCCAAACCTGCGTTGGCAGCAGCAGGGAGGCAGAGCGCAGGGTGGCTTCCAGGGCATGCCCCCCTCCATGCGTCAGCCCAGCCCACGCACCAACATCCGCCACGTTGGTCCCGGCAGCTCCACGCAAGGACCTCGCGGAATACCAACAGGTGCCCAGAGAGGGG CTGGTACGGGTCAGCTCGGTGGCCGCCCTGGGATGGGCGTGACCACGCCCCGTACCATGCCGCCTTACAAGTATGCCACCTCTGTGCGAAGCAGCCAGCCTCAGCTGGTGCAACCCATGGCCCTACCACAG ACGCAGCCTGCCGTGCATGTGCAAGGTCAGGAGCCCCTGACAGCCTCCATGTTGGCCGCTGCCCCGCcccaggagcagaagcagatgCTGG GCGAGCGTCTCTTCCCTCTGATCCAGGCCATGCACCCGAGCCTAGCAGGAAAGATCACCGGAATGTTGCTTGAGATCGATAACTCTGAACTCCTGCACATGCTGGAATCCCATGAGTCCCTGCGCTCCAAG gtggAGGAGGCTGTAGCTGTTCTCCAGGCTCACCAGGCGAAGAAAGACGCCACCCAGAAAGTAGGAGTCAATTCTGCCACCGCGGCTGCTACGTCATGA
- the pabpc4 gene encoding polyadenylate-binding protein 4 isoform X2 codes for MNTASAGSYPMASLYVGDLHPDITEAMLYEKFSPAGPVLSIRVCRDMITRRSLGYAYVNFQQPADAERALDTMNFDVVKGKPIRIMWSQRDPSLRKSGVGNVFIKNLDKSIDNKALYDTFSAFGNILSCKVVCDENGSKGYAFVHFETQDAADRAIEKMNGMLLNDRKVFVGRFKSRKEREAELGAKAKEFTNVYIKNFGEDMDDDRLKEIFDKYGKTLSVKVMTDPAGKSRGFGFVSYEKHEDANKAVEEMNGTEMNGKAVFVGRAQKKMERQAELKRKFEQLKQERISRYQGVNLYIKNLDDTIDDEKLRKEFSPFGSITSAKVMLEEGRSKGFGFVCFSSPEEATKAVTEMNGRIVGSKPLYVALAQRKEERKAHLTNQYMQRIAGMRAMPANAIINQFQPASGYFMPAVPQAQNRTTYYAPSQLAQMRPNLRWQQQGGRAQGGFQGMPPSMRQPSPRTNIRHVGPGSSTQGPRGIPTAGTGQLGGRPGMGVTTPRTMPPYKYATSVRSSQPQLVQPMALPQTQPAVHVQGQEPLTASMLAAAPPQEQKQMLGERLFPLIQAMHPSLAGKITGMLLEIDNSELLHMLESHESLRSKVEEAVAVLQAHQAKKDATQKVGVNSATAAATS; via the exons ATGAACACGGCGAGCGCGGGGAGTTACCCGATGGCTTCTCTGTACGTTGGCGACCTCCACCCCGACATCACGGAGGCGATGCTGTACGAGAAATTCAGCCCGGCCGGACCGGTGCTTTCCATCCGCGTCTGCCGCGACATGATCACGCGGCGCTCGCTGGGCTATGCGTATGTCAACTTCCAGCAGCCCGCGGACG CCGAGAGGGCCCTGGACACCATGAACTTCGACGTGGTGAAGGGAAAACCCATCAGGATAATGTGGTCCCAGAGGGATCCGTCGCTCCGCAAGTCTGGGGTCGGGAACGTCTTCATCAAGAACCTGGACAAGTCCATTGACAACAAGGCCCTCTACGACACCTTCTCCGCCTTCGGAAACATCCTGTCCTGCAAG GTGGTGTGTGATGAGAACGGCTCGAAGGGCTACGCGTTTGTCCACTTCGAGACGCAGGATGCCGCGGACCGTGCCATCGAGAAGATGAATGGGATGCTCCTGAATGATCGCAAGGT GTTTGTGGGGAGGTTCAAGTCCcggaaggagagagaggcagagctggGTGCCAAAGCCAAAGAATTCACCAACGTCTACATCAAGAACTTTGGAGAGGACATGGATGATGACAGACTGAAAGAGATCTTTGATAAATACG GTAAAACTCTGAGCGTAAAGGTCATGACAGACCCTGCGGGGAAGTCCAGAGGGTTCGGCTTCGTCAGCTACGAGAAGCACGAGGATGCAAACAAG GCGGTGGAGGAGATGAATGGCACAGAGATGAATGGCAAGGCCGTGTTCGTTGGACGCGCTCAGAAGAAGATGGAGCGGCAGGCGGAACTCAAGCGGAAGTTTGAGCAGCTGAAGCAGGAGAGAATCAGCAGGTACCAG GGTGTGAACTTGTACATTAAGAATCTGGATGACACCATTGATGATGAGAAACTGCGTAAGGAATTCTCTCCGTTTGGCTCCATCACCAGTGCAAAG GTGATGCTCGAGGAGGGTCGCTCCAAGGGCTTCGGCTTCGTGTGCTTCTCATCGCCGGAGGAGGCCACCAAGGCGGTGACTGAGATGAACGGGCGCATCGTGGGCTCCAAGCCGCTCTACGTGGCCCTGGCGCAGCGCAAGGAGGAGCGCAAGGCTCACCTCACCAACCAGTACATGCAGCGCATCGCTGGCATGCGTGCCATGCCAGCTAACGCCATCATCAACCAGTTCCAACCTGCCAGCGGTTACTTCATGCCAGCCGTGCCGCAG GCTCAGAACAGAACCACGTACTACGCGCCCAGCCAGCTGGCGCAGATGCGGCCAAACCTGCGTTGGCAGCAGCAGGGAGGCAGAGCGCAGGGTGGCTTCCAGGGCATGCCCCCCTCCATGCGTCAGCCCAGCCCACGCACCAACATCCGCCACGTTGGTCCCGGCAGCTCCACGCAAGGACCTCGCGGAATACCAACAG CTGGTACGGGTCAGCTCGGTGGCCGCCCTGGGATGGGCGTGACCACGCCCCGTACCATGCCGCCTTACAAGTATGCCACCTCTGTGCGAAGCAGCCAGCCTCAGCTGGTGCAACCCATGGCCCTACCACAG ACGCAGCCTGCCGTGCATGTGCAAGGTCAGGAGCCCCTGACAGCCTCCATGTTGGCCGCTGCCCCGCcccaggagcagaagcagatgCTGG GCGAGCGTCTCTTCCCTCTGATCCAGGCCATGCACCCGAGCCTAGCAGGAAAGATCACCGGAATGTTGCTTGAGATCGATAACTCTGAACTCCTGCACATGCTGGAATCCCATGAGTCCCTGCGCTCCAAG gtggAGGAGGCTGTAGCTGTTCTCCAGGCTCACCAGGCGAAGAAAGACGCCACCCAGAAAGTAGGAGTCAATTCTGCCACCGCGGCTGCTACGTCATGA
- the ppie gene encoding peptidyl-prolyl cis-trans isomerase E has protein sequence MAAAKRVLYVGGLAEEVDEKVLHAAFIPFGDVTDIQIPLDYETEKHRGFAFIEFESAEDAAAAIDNMNESELFGRTIRVNIAKPMRIKEGSSRPVWSDDDWLKKFSGKTTEEAEQAESAGEAANAAAQEGEPHTKKGRTNPQVYMDIKIGNKPAGRLRFLLRADVVPMTAENFRCLCTHEKGFGFKGSSFHRIIPQFMCQGGDFTNHNGTGGKAIYGRKFDDENFVLKHTGPGQLSMANSGPNTNGSQFFITCDKTDWLDGKHVVFGELMEGMEVVRAMEAQGTKDGKPKQKIIISDCGEYV, from the exons ATGGCAGCGGCCAAGCGTGTGTTGTATGTGG GTGGTCTCGCGGAGGAGGTGGACGAGAAGGTTCTGCACGCGGCGTTTATTCCCTTCGGCGACGTCACAGACATCCAGATCCCGCTGGACTATGAAACAG AGAAACATCGTGGCTTTGCGTTCATCGAGTTTGAGTCGGCAGAG GACGCTGCAGCCGCGATCGATAACATG AACGAGTCCGAGCTGTTCGGCAGAACCATCAGAGTGAACATCGCCAAACCCATGAGAATCAAGGAGGGCTCCTCGCGACCCG TGTGGTCTGATGACGACTGGCTGAAGAAATTCTCAGGGAAGACAACAGAGGAGGCGGAGCAGGCAGAGTCAGCAGGAGAAGCAGCCAATGCAGCAGCCCAGGag ggtGAGCCACACACCAAGAAGGGCAGGACCAACCCGCAGGTCTACATGGACATCAAGATCGGCAACAAGCCTGCAGGGCGGCTTCGCTTCCTGCTCCGCGCCGACGTCGTTCCCATGACGGCAG AGAATTTCCGCTGTCTGTGCACGCACGAGAAGGGCTTCGGCTTCAAGGGTAGCAGTTTCCACCGGATCATCCCGCAGTTCATGTGCCAGGGCGGAGACTTCACCAACCACAACGGCACGGGCGGTAAGGCCATCTACGGCCGCAAGTTCGACGACGAGAACTTCGTCCTGAAGCACACGGGCCCGG gcCAGCTCTCTATGGCCAACTCGGGGCCAAACACTAACGGGTCACAGTTTTTCATCACCTGTGATAAAACCGACTGGTTGGACGGCAAGCATGTGGTGTTTGGGGAGCTGATGGAGGGCATGGAGGTGGTGCGCGCcatggag GCTCAAGGAACTAAAGATGGAAAACCCAAACAGAAAATCATTATATCTGACTGTGGGGAGtatgtgtga
- the LOC113576354 gene encoding kelch repeat and BTB domain-containing protein 11 translates to MNTLRDRNTFTVKADVIFHAANHDPSGQSIIPEGNDDDCIPRAAVLDTGTPQGHHALCQQRSWDTVEFGSLTETGSLGCGLAAGNSLQDGSSSDSGFQEHPQSVGGAKAEMLDLVVGHPNEAFSKNGIKECSSGNEVSCSLDASLKTRLDTAEETEATKSLSDVRNKETRRLEQALGHFLGSDTERRGGVGSPYGATHGQSAPGLAQVVKHSGNGLGSTPSLREQPDLVIEVGGRKIQAHKCVLAEKSDYFKARLSRDILKVKGVNYKTLTVLIDYVYSSKMDVNKENVVDVITGAKILQMPCAVQAAVDGVSSQLTSENCYEILAIAKKQRLNTLKETAYRFMSDNFLQVLRDPAVYGRLTGAERDLVLRKRMEGGACLMAAEIEDVFERAGSRPPSRSNSRPQSPLLGASLEDSHVIYCYSEAARDWRTLTVMPEDVSTKGCGICCMYNYLFVAGGIRGCSEKAKASDRVFCYNPVTDRWSEVRPMSQARAQLKLVSADGCLYAVGGECLFTVERYDPRADRWTAVAALPKGAFAVAHEATACNGELYVSGGSLFYRLLKYDPKRDEWQECPYNNSRRKSADMVALRNFIYRFDVGRELGVGVFKYNTIVKMWHDCAAQRQGSSLPFRCAVLGNCIYCVNKNQTLKFVVEEDGARFAEEPLKAPQDAKGVLFPFVLNLPDRGDRNV, encoded by the coding sequence ATGAACACACTGCGAGACCGAAACACGTTCACCGTAAAGGCAGACGTCATATTCCACGCAGCAAACCATGACCCCTCGGGCCAGTCGATCATTCCCGAAGGGAACGACGATGACTGTATTCCGAGAGCAGCTGTTCTCGACACAGGAACGCCGCAGGGGCACCACGCTCTCTGCCAGCAGAGATCCTGGGATACGGTGGAATTTGGAAGTCTGACTGAAACCGGAAGCTTGGGATGCGGCCTAGCAGCGGGAAATTCCCTTCAGGACGGCAGCTCAAGTGACAGTGGGTTTCAGGAACACCCTCAGTCGGTGGGAGGAGCTAAAGCGGAGATGCTGGACCTCGTTGTTGGTCATCCGAATGAGGCGTTCAGTAAGAATGGGATTAAGGAATGTTCCAGCGGGAATGAAGTCTCCTGCAGTCTGGACGCGTCTCTCAAGACTAGGTTGGACACTGCAGAGGAGACTGAAGCCACAAAGAGTCTAAGTGATGTCAGAAACAAGGAAACAAGGCGTTTGGAACAGGCGCTGGGTCATTTTTTAGGTTCGGACACGGAAAGAAGAGGTGGTGTGGGGAGCCCGTACGGTGCTACGCATGGACAGTCGGCGCCGGGGTTGGCTCAGGTCGTAAAGCACAGCGGTAATGGGTTAGGAAGTACCCCATCACTCAGAGAGCAGCCCGATCTAGTCATCGAAGTGGGGGGCCGGAAAATCCAAGCACATAAGTGTGTGTTGGCGGAGAAGAGTGACTACTTCAAAGCCAGGCTTTCGCGGGACATTCTCAAGGTCAAAGGGGTGAACTACAAGACATTGACGGTGTTGATAGATTATGTTTACTCTTCCAAGATGGACGTTAACAAGGAAAACGTCGTGGACGTCATCACAGGGGCGAAAATCCTGCAGATGCCGTGTGCGGTGCAGGCCGCCGTGGACGGCGTGTCTTCACAACTCACGAGCGAAAACTGCTACGAGATTCTAGCCATCGCCAAAAAGCAACGTCTGAACACTCTGAAGGAGACAGCCTACCGCTTCATGAGCGACAACTTCCTGCAGGTTCTGCGCGACCCCGCGGTGTACGGGCGCCTAACGGGCGCAGAGAGGGACCTGGTCCTCAGGAAACGCATGGAGGGCGGTGCGTGCCTGATGGCAGCCGAGATCGAGGACGTGTTCGAGCGCGCTGGCAGCCGCCCCCCGAGCAGGAGCAACAGTCGCCCACAGAGCCCCCTGTTGGGCGCCTCCTTGGAGGATAGCCACGTGATCTACTGCTACAGCGAGGCCGCGCGGGACTGGCGCACGCTGACCGTCATGCCCGAGGACGTCAGCACCAAAGGCTGCGGCATCTGCTGCATGTACAACTACCTGTTCGTGGCAGGCGGAATCCGCGGCTGCAGCGAGAAGGCTAAGGCGTCGGACAGGGTGTTCTGCTACAACCCCGTGACGGACCGCTGGAGCGAGGTCCGGCCCATGAGCCAGGCCAGAGCGCAGCTCAAGCTGGTGTCCGCGGACGGCTGCCTGTACGCCGTCGGCGGTGAGTGCCTGTTCACGGTGGAGAGGTACGACCCCCGCGCGGACCGCTGGACCGCTGTGGCGGCCCTGCCCAAGGGCGCCTTCGCCGTGGCCCACGAGGCCACCGCCTGCAACGGCGAGCTGTACGTATCAGGCGGCTCGCTGTTCTACCGGCTGCTCAAGTACGACCCCAAGCGGGACGAGTGGCAGGAGTGTCCGTACAACAACAGCCGCAGGAAGTCGGCCGACATGGTGGCGCTGAGGAACTTTATCTACCGCTTCGACGTCGGCCGCGAGCTCGGCGTCGGCGTGTTCAAGTACAACACCATCGTCAAGATGTGGCATGACTGCGCCGCCCAGCGCCAGGGGAGTTCGCTGCCCTTCAGGTGTGCCGTCCTGGGCAACTGTATCTACTGCGTCAACAAGAACCAGACCCTGAAGTTCGTGGTGGAGGAGGACGGTGCACGCTTCGCCGAGGAACCTCTGAAGGCACCTCAGGATGCTAAAGGGGTTCTGTTCCCCTTCGTGTTGAACCTGCCTGACAGGGGTGACCGAAATGTGTGA